A single genomic interval of Halobacillus halophilus DSM 2266 harbors:
- a CDS encoding thioesterase family protein — translation MKPSFRYTKSVPAEWVDYNGHMNDAEYSRAFSLATDAFIEHVGLDEAARNQWNYTIFTLETHTCYLQEVKEKAAFDITAKILDYDSKRMHLFFTMKNEAGELVATFEEMLMGIDQTEGRGAPFPETVAATIREIYQAQDNEEYIKQAGRTIGIRRK, via the coding sequence TCGTTATACGAAATCCGTCCCGGCGGAATGGGTCGATTACAACGGGCATATGAATGATGCGGAATACAGCCGCGCTTTCAGCCTGGCGACTGACGCATTTATCGAACACGTTGGTCTTGATGAAGCAGCACGTAATCAGTGGAACTACACCATTTTCACACTGGAAACTCATACGTGCTATCTTCAGGAAGTGAAGGAAAAGGCAGCCTTTGATATAACGGCAAAGATACTGGATTACGACTCCAAGCGCATGCATCTGTTTTTCACAATGAAAAATGAGGCGGGCGAACTTGTAGCCACCTTTGAGGAAATGCTCATGGGTATTGATCAAACGGAGGGCCGGGGTGCTCCATTCCCGGAAACCGTAGCTGCCACCATTCGTGAGATTTATCAGGCCCAGGATAACGAGGAGTATATCAAGCAGGCTGGACGGACGATCGGGATTCGGAGAAAATAA